In the genome of bacterium, one region contains:
- a CDS encoding type II secretion system protein GspG, producing MAIPNFLLAQTRSKVSRAQADMKSIGTALESYRVDNTAYPSSTTDPARTWIRDGVTEPWWRCQPWELSMPADLIPMDCELICLTTPVSYITQIYLDPFNWGSQTFYPGMQGNRRRYQYIGICKNNLGPGIFPYPSGRTFHWRLWSVGPKGTTLTTVYDPSNGVVSLGIIARFGP from the coding sequence ATTGCGATTCCAAACTTTTTATTAGCGCAAACCCGGTCGAAAGTTTCCCGGGCACAGGCGGATATGAAATCTATCGGTACAGCACTGGAATCGTATCGAGTTGATAATACTGCGTATCCTAGTTCAACCACTGATCCGGCAAGGACTTGGATTCGAGACGGAGTAACAGAACCGTGGTGGCGATGTCAACCATGGGAATTAAGTATGCCAGCGGACTTGATCCCGATGGATTGTGAATTGATTTGTTTAACTACTCCAGTCAGTTACATAACCCAAATTTACTTGGATCCATTCAACTGGGGTAGTCAAACCTTTTATCCAGGAATGCAAGGAAATCGGCGCAGATATCAATACATTGGTATTTGCAAAAATAATCTCGGTCCAGGGATTTTTCCGTATCCGAGCGGGCGTACCTTTCATTGGCGACTATGGAGTGTTGGTCCTAAAGGAACTACACTTACTACTGTTTATGATCCAAGTAATGGCGTGGTTAGTTTAGGAATTATTGCACGATTCGGTCCTTAA
- a CDS encoding N-formylglutamate amidohydrolase gives MSLVRTAFFEKDNRYLDNFELWIKDTSPNMVLYKSGDIPILLTVPHGGTSSICSLPKRNPNPFLKDFATETDVYTIEVALSIETYIHQVTGKRPYLVINLLDRKYLDVNRTPEEAYQHPLAKEVYELYHRQIRAAIRSITLTFQHGLLIDIHGQCTESGDIYFGDCNGLTIQTMTEQFGTNVLHDNYGLIRLLLQKGYDVYPRPEKPTPANISGGYTVKTYGSHNVDGIDAEQIEIHLRIRNDANKRYQFVCDFSECLLLFFNQYYVNYKQDLDNIPKTFSIC, from the coding sequence ATGAGTTTAGTAAGAACAGCATTTTTTGAAAAAGATAATAGGTATCTGGATAATTTTGAATTATGGATAAAAGATACTTCGCCGAATATGGTGCTCTATAAATCTGGCGATATACCTATACTGTTAACCGTGCCCCATGGCGGCACTTCATCGATTTGTAGTCTTCCCAAACGGAACCCCAATCCTTTTTTAAAGGATTTTGCGACTGAAACGGATGTTTACACTATTGAAGTAGCTTTATCTATTGAAACATATATCCATCAAGTAACTGGTAAACGACCATATTTAGTAATCAATTTGTTAGATCGAAAGTACCTTGATGTAAACCGCACACCGGAAGAAGCATATCAGCATCCATTAGCAAAAGAAGTATATGAATTATACCATCGACAGATTCGAGCAGCTATTCGTTCAATTACATTAACATTCCAGCACGGATTACTCATTGATATTCATGGGCAATGTACCGAGTCCGGGGATATTTATTTTGGCGATTGTAACGGATTGACTATCCAAACAATGACTGAACAATTCGGTACAAATGTGCTCCATGATAACTATGGACTAATCCGGCTACTGCTGCAAAAAGGATACGATGTTTACCCTCGTCCGGAAAAGCCAACCCCCGCAAACATATCAGGCGGGTATACCGTAAAAACTTATGGTAGTCACAATGTGGATGGCATTGATGCAGAACAAATTGAAATCCATTTACGAATTCGAAATGATGCAAATAAAAGATACCAATTCGTTTGCGACTTTTCAGAGTGTTTGTTGTTATTTTTCAATCAGTATTATGTAAATTATAAACAAGACTTGGATAATATTCCTAAAACATTTAGTATCTGTTAA
- a CDS encoding protein O-GlcNAcase, producing MKIRGIEIILLFLLMLSSIGNTKSYPVKRIIISSKATVVLIPSEEQYRCIKDTIRNFTKKNRIQVTFISPESKTFEMGETIMLVGSPLNNPMLKKLLDTRLQQFDKITADGYWLYADTLNKNNIIVLGSPSIRGCNYAVQDLIQRIHKGRKYWYLEMTDRIENPSFAIRGVIEGFYGKPWSHEERLRLLEFMKHHKLNVYIYAPKWDPFHREKWRESYSSEAMCQFQELIHQGKKNGVDLGFSISPGLSIKYSAETDYQLLLKKAKAMMHLGFTYFALLLDDVPKQLNYAEDSAQYPDLASAQSALVNRLYSDLKTSYPNIKFLFCPTYYATSPAYYDDYKIAEQYWQKIGETIHPEISIFWTGYNITSPRITISDAEQMRRRLQRKLLIWDNYFANDNSIILRLVPLEGRDKNLPDSCEGIIMNPMLFAETNRIPLTTFADYAWNPSTYEPEQSYARAAAQYGGNKGKDTILKISKEFGCGHPGIRFGYGRYLIDPKKLPVSEQQKLLKRKMKRASDLIQKVKTTIDNPYLRKELIQVLTQTRAFSELNQWDWNSYGNWLNDFKREHMQRSKNK from the coding sequence ATGAAAATTCGAGGTATTGAAATTATACTTCTATTTTTGCTAATGTTATCCAGTATTGGAAATACAAAAAGCTATCCAGTGAAAAGAATTATTATCTCGTCAAAAGCGACTGTCGTGCTCATTCCGTCCGAGGAACAATATCGATGCATAAAGGATACAATTCGGAATTTTACCAAAAAAAATCGAATCCAAGTCACCTTTATTTCCCCTGAAAGCAAGACGTTCGAAATGGGTGAAACGATTATGCTAGTTGGTTCTCCGCTCAACAATCCGATGCTAAAAAAACTGCTGGATACTCGCTTACAACAATTTGATAAAATTACAGCTGATGGCTATTGGTTGTATGCCGATACGCTGAATAAGAACAATATTATCGTTCTTGGTTCACCGAGTATTCGAGGATGTAACTATGCAGTTCAAGATCTGATACAACGAATCCATAAGGGTCGGAAGTATTGGTACCTAGAAATGACAGATCGAATAGAAAATCCATCATTTGCAATTCGTGGAGTTATCGAAGGATTCTATGGGAAACCATGGTCACATGAAGAACGATTGCGGTTGCTCGAGTTTATGAAACACCATAAGCTTAATGTATATATTTACGCACCAAAATGGGATCCGTTCCATCGCGAAAAATGGCGGGAATCGTATTCATCTGAAGCGATGTGTCAATTCCAAGAACTTATTCACCAAGGGAAAAAGAATGGGGTCGACCTTGGTTTTTCGATTAGTCCGGGATTGAGCATTAAATATTCTGCTGAAACTGATTATCAATTGCTCCTGAAAAAAGCGAAAGCAATGATGCATCTTGGGTTTACCTATTTCGCTTTATTATTAGACGATGTGCCGAAACAGTTAAACTACGCTGAAGATTCAGCGCAATATCCAGATTTAGCTAGTGCACAATCAGCTTTAGTTAACCGTTTATATAGCGACTTAAAAACCTCTTACCCGAATATCAAGTTTCTGTTCTGCCCAACCTATTACGCTACATCCCCGGCATACTATGATGATTATAAAATAGCTGAACAATATTGGCAGAAAATTGGGGAAACCATTCATCCGGAAATTTCGATATTTTGGACTGGATATAATATCACCTCACCTCGTATAACGATATCCGATGCTGAGCAAATGCGCCGACGATTACAACGCAAATTACTAATTTGGGATAACTATTTTGCAAACGATAATTCGATTATTCTTCGGTTAGTCCCTTTAGAGGGTAGAGATAAAAATTTGCCAGACTCTTGTGAAGGAATTATTATGAACCCGATGCTCTTTGCAGAAACTAACCGAATTCCATTAACCACGTTTGCGGATTATGCTTGGAATCCATCTACCTACGAACCAGAACAATCCTATGCACGAGCAGCAGCACAATATGGTGGTAACAAAGGAAAAGATACTATTTTAAAAATTTCAAAGGAATTCGGATGCGGGCATCCTGGAATTCGGTTCGGATATGGTCGGTATTTAATTGACCCGAAAAAACTTCCAGTCTCAGAACAACAGAAATTATTGAAACGAAAAATGAAACGAGCATCGGATTTGATACAAAAAGTAAAAACAACGATTGATAATCCTTATCTAAGAAAAGAATTGATTCAGGTTTTAACTCAAACTCGTGCATTTTCGGAATTGAATCAATGGGATTGGAATAGTTATGGTAATTGGCTAAACGATTTTAAACGGGAACACATGCAACG
- a CDS encoding Glu/Leu/Phe/Val dehydrogenase, with protein sequence MAMNISHEEQTTPLKKLFYQSEAPTLSSTLLQKAGEQAGFNQQIIDSLINPQQIVVFRLPIKSWGKVPVLWGVLSLHNNARGPFKGGIRLAEDVTVDETVELSRLMTLKTAIVDIEFGGGKTGIRINFPELYRFFNKQSYDYEFEKVIALDVCSELAHQIRRYLVDHTYVPAPDMGTGPEEMAFIYNETLDPASVTGKPDGIPGWLPGRKESTGYGVCYSCLWLLQNILHIKPEHCRVAIQGFGNVGSHTALFLYQKGIKIIGITDASGGVFDRKGLDIPNLIGYSQTMRTVRGFTPSELSNEELFSLEVDILIPAACGNVLDSKTAELVKAKSVVCAANNPITVDGLEVLEKKNITIIPDIIANSGGVIASMEEYSRSLSAIKISKEQVFKIIEEKFDKSLSQIFQTSKENNTSLYLTSVQIAMERVYDAMRKRKYI encoded by the coding sequence ATGGCAATGAATATTTCACACGAAGAGCAAACTACCCCTTTAAAGAAATTATTTTATCAAAGTGAAGCTCCGACACTATCATCAACGTTGTTACAAAAAGCTGGGGAACAAGCTGGATTCAACCAACAAATAATAGATAGCTTAATCAACCCACAACAAATCGTTGTTTTTCGCTTACCGATAAAATCTTGGGGCAAAGTACCAGTACTATGGGGCGTGTTAAGTCTACATAATAATGCTCGTGGTCCATTCAAAGGAGGAATTCGGTTAGCTGAAGATGTTACAGTAGATGAAACGGTAGAATTATCGCGATTAATGACGTTAAAAACGGCTATCGTTGACATCGAGTTTGGCGGCGGGAAAACTGGTATTCGAATTAATTTTCCTGAATTATACCGGTTTTTCAATAAACAATCGTACGATTATGAATTCGAAAAAGTTATTGCGTTAGATGTTTGTAGTGAACTGGCTCATCAAATTAGACGATACCTTGTTGACCATACCTATGTCCCTGCACCCGATATGGGCACTGGACCGGAAGAAATGGCGTTTATTTATAACGAAACGTTAGACCCAGCGTCCGTTACCGGCAAACCGGACGGGATCCCCGGATGGTTGCCCGGTCGTAAAGAAAGTACTGGCTACGGGGTATGTTACAGCTGTTTATGGTTGTTGCAGAATATCTTGCATATTAAGCCGGAACACTGCCGAGTAGCTATTCAAGGTTTCGGAAATGTTGGTAGTCATACCGCATTATTTTTATATCAAAAAGGGATTAAAATAATTGGAATTACTGATGCAAGCGGAGGAGTTTTTGATAGAAAAGGATTAGATATTCCTAACTTAATAGGTTATAGTCAAACAATGAGAACGGTTAGAGGGTTTACACCATCAGAATTAAGTAATGAAGAGTTGTTTTCATTAGAGGTTGATATTTTAATTCCTGCAGCTTGTGGCAATGTTTTAGACAGCAAAACCGCTGAACTGGTCAAGGCGAAAAGTGTCGTATGTGCAGCAAATAATCCAATTACTGTCGATGGACTAGAAGTTTTGGAAAAAAAGAATATTACAATTATACCTGATATTATAGCAAATAGTGGCGGTGTGATTGCTTCTATGGAAGAATATTCTCGTTCTTTAAGTGCAATTAAGATCAGTAAAGAGCAGGTATTCAAAATTATCGAAGAGAAATTTGATAAAAGTTTGTCACAAATATTTCAAACAAGTAAAGAAAATAATACGAGTTTATACCTGACCTCGGTACAAATTGCTATGGAACGCGTTTACGATGCAATGCGTAAAAGAAAATACATTTAA